The nucleotide window CGGTGATATTCTCGATGGGTGCCTCCTTCTTGAGTCCCTTGAGGACCACCACGAGGATTGAGGCGGCTAAAGATGGCTTGATGCCCCTGGCTATCAGCTCCTCGAAGAGCTCGTCACGCTCGTCGTTCACCAGGGTTTCTGCTAAGCTTCTGTCTATCCTGTACTCCTTCACATAGCGGTCGACGCGCTCCTGCGGGAGCTCGGGCAGGTTCGCCAGTACATCGTCCTTCATCTCCGCCGTGAGAAGTATCGGCGGTATGTCCGTCTCCGGATACATCCTGGCCTTGCCCGGGAGCGGGCGCATGTACTGGGTGTTTCCATCAGGCAGGGCCCTCCTGGTCTCCTCTGGCACTCCCTCGATGGCCTCCCTCGCGCGCTGGAGAACCTCCCGGAGGGCGTTCTTTGCGGTTTCCTCCTCGGCCGCGACGAGAACGAACGCATCCTCTCCGCCGAGACCAAGTTTTTCAATAACTGCATTAACCTCTAATTCTGTAATTCCATAGTTAGGCAGTTCATCGATGTGGAAGATTCCCTTCACGTACTTCTTGGCCCTGTCCGCCATCTCGGTGCCGAGTCTCCTTCCTGGCTGTATCTCCTTGCCTATAAGCCCGCGGAACTTGGGGAGTTTTATTGCCAGGACCTTTCCGCCCCTCTTTACCGTGCGGGCGATTATCTTCGAGCCGGTGTTCTCGAATATATCCGTAACGTCGTGGAACTCCTCCCTTATGTCCTCGGGCTTGACCCCGCGCTTCCTCAGCTCCTCGCGTATTTTGAGCAGGTTCACCTGCCTCTCAATCTCGCGCTCGATGATGACGGGTATCATATCGAGCTCCTGGACACCTTTGATTTCGACCCTCGCTCCTCCCCTGATGGAGACGTTCAGGTCCTGCCTGATGGTTCCAAGACCGCGCTTGACCTTTCTCGTCGCCCTGAGCGCGTCGCCGATGTACTTGGCGACCACCTTCGCCTGCTCCGGGTGGTGTATGTCCGGGGTTGTGCTTATCTCCACCAGTGGAATGCCGAGGCGGTCGAGGCGGTAGATGACCTCCTTCTCTCCCCTCTCGACTATCCTGCACGCGTCCTCCTCAAGGCATATCGTCGGAATGCCGACGCTTCCCCAGGGGGTGTCCACCTTTCCGTTCATGGCGATTATCGCGGTTCTCTGGAAGCCGGAGACGTTGGAGCCGTCTATGACTATCTTGCGCATGAAGTGGACCTCGTCAACGGGGGTTGCGTTGAGGAGGTAGCTTATCTGGAGAGAGACCCTGAGTGCCTCCTCGTCCGGCATGTGGGGAGGCTCCTCATCCATGTAAACGAGGTCCGCCAGCCTGTAGTTGCCCTCGTAGATGTAGGTTTTTCCCTTCTTGAATTCTTCAAGCGCGGCTGGATCGATTTCACCGAGCTCGCTTATCGTCGGCCTGAGCCTGCGCTGGAAGGTGAAGTCCACCTCGTCGCTCATCTCGCTGGGAACCGGGGAGAACAGTCTCCTCGTGTCGAGCTGTCTGTGTATCTCAAGGCCCACCTTGAGGCCAAGCTCCTCGTAGTTGAACTTCCCGGTCATCTTAACACCTCCAGTGGAGTTCTCAAAAAGTCATCATCAAAGGTCGCTATCTTGTCTATCCCATAATACTCACAGGCTGATACAATCAGGGAATCGTTTGGTAGCAGACCAAGCTTTTTGCGGATATCCCGGGAGAGATGCATTATCTCCCAGTTCTCGTCGAGGAAAATCAAAACATCCGATGCAAGAAGGGAATCCAGGAGTTCATCAAAGGTTTCTACGGGCTCATATAGCTCAGGGTTCTTGGCGAGCTCCTTTCTGAGCGAGTAGAACCTGTAGCTTCCAGTTAGTTTGATATAGTTTCTTGCAAGCAGCTGAAAGGCAACCTCTCCGTATATCGTTGGCGTAATCGCGAGGATGTACTCACTGACCAGTCTCTCCATCAGTTCAGTTCCGCGTTTCTCCCCAAGCAGGTAGTCTATCCAGACGTTTGAATCAACCATCACCGGCTCTCTTGAGGATGTGCTCATGGTACGCCTCCTCCCAGTCTATGTCCCCGACATCCTTCAGCCCTCTAAGCGCTCCAGCGTATCTCTTAATGGCCTCTTTGGGGTCAGCTATGAGTATCTCCACCCTGGTTCCCTCAGGCAGGTCCACCTTATCGAGGGGCTTGAAGACCCCGTTCCTGTAAACCGCCCTGATCCCCACACCTATCACCTCAGGAATGTGTCAAACCTCGTGTACGGCGTTATCTCTCCTGCATAGTTGGTCAGCATCATCTCACGCACTTCCTTCGGGTCGTCGGTGTGGCCGAGAACCCACATGAGCTTGACGTAGGCCGTCTCTGGGAGCATGTCCTCGCACGGAATCACGCCGGCCTTTAGGAGTCTCCTTCCGGTGGAGTACACGTTGAGGTTCACCCTGCCGTAGAGGCACTGGCTCGTCATGCAGACGGCGACGCCTTCCTCCGTGGCGCGCTTTATAGAGTCGATGACGTATGTGGGCACGTGGCCGAGACCCGTTCCTTCGATGACCAGCCCCTTGTATCCCCTGTCAACGAAGAAATCGATTATCTCCGGCTGGATTCCCGGGAAGGCCTTGATGATGGCCACCTTCTCCTCCATCTCGTCGTCCACCCAGACCTCGCTCTCAGTTCTCCTGCGGTAGTCGTCCCTGAGGAACTCGATCCTACCTCCCGGCCATATCCTTGCGAGGGGAATGTCGTTTATGCTCCTGAACGCATCCCTCCTGCTCGTGTGCATCTTTCTGGCCTTGGTCCCGCGGTGGGCGAGGCAGTAGGTGTCGCTGGTCTCTCCGTGCATGACGATGGCCACCTCACCAAAGTCTGAAGTCGCCATCCGGACGGAGCAGATGAGGTTCATCGCCGCGTCGCTGCTCGGCCTGTCTGAGCTCCTCTGGGAACCCACGAGAATAACAGGCTTTCCGAGGTCGCGGAGCATGAAGCTGAGCGCCGAGGCGGTGTAGGCCATCGTGTCCGTTCCGTGGGCGATGACAACTCCATCTTCCCCGTTGTTGAGCATTCCGGCAACCTCGTGGGCTATCTTAACCCAGTACTCAGGGCGCATGTCCTCGCTCATTATGTTGAAGAGCAGCTTCGGCGTTATGTTCGCCACCTCGAATATCTCGGGGACGGCCTTGGCGAGCTCCTCGGCGGTGAAGGCCGCGTGAACAGCGCCCGTCTTGTAGTCAATCCTGCTCGCTATGGTTCCACCGGTTCCTATTATCGCGACACTTGGGAGGCCCGGCTTCTTGGGAAAGACCTCCTCGAACTCCAGCTCCTCCCTGGGGGCGGCCTTCTCGATCACCTCGACCTCCAGGATTTGATCCACGAGGATTCCGACGTTGTACCCGTTGTCGAGCTTCAGCGTGAGCGTTTCGCCGCTGGACAGCTCGTAGGGGTTCATGACAACGCCCTCATAGACGCTCGTGTTTCCATTCTCCTTTTCGATTATCCGGACGTGATCTCCGACTTCGAGGCCTTTCTCCTTCATAAACCTCTCAACTTTCCGCATAACTCTCCCTCCGCCCTAAGCTGATACAAACCCAATATAAACCTTCGGGCTGGACAGGTGACAAAAGCCGGCCACTATGATCGATAAATTTCGTCGAAATGACAACTATCTGGCCTCGATCTTAAACCTGGGTTCCTCTATCCACTCAGACCTGCACTTCGGACAGCGGGAGGGGATGTTTATCTCCGGCCGGAAGACGAAGCCGCACTTCCTGCACTCAGCTGGCTTTATGAGGAGTACCTTTCCCTCGCGCTTGAGGGTCCTCTGGATGGCCTTCAGATCCTCCAGCACGGTTTTCTTTGCCCCTCTGCCGCGGAGCTCAAGGCCCAGTACCAGCTCGCTCGGTGAGTAGTCCCGCTCCTCCAAAAGCTTTATTATTCTCTGCCTGCGAGTCATCATCGCGAGAAGCTTTGAACTGCGGGATATAAATCTTAGGGTGAGAGCATGATAACTGAAAAGGCTGCGAGGGTTCTTGAATCCCACAAACTCTGCGACCACTGTCTGGGCAGACTGTTCGCGGGGCTTGGGAAGGGCACCAATGAGGAGCGCGGGAAGGCGGTAAGGTTCGTCCTCAACATGGAGCGCTCCGCTAAAGATTTGCCCCCGGTTGAAGCACCCGAAACGTGCGAGCTGTGCGGCAACGTTTTCGAAAGGATTCCCGAACTCGTCGGAAGGATGGAGGAGGTCGCGGCTGGCGTCGAGTTTGAGACCTTCCTCGTCGGCTCCCGCTTCCCCGAGGAGGTTCGGGAGAACGAGAAAGCCCTATGGGGGGAGTTTGACATAGGGACCGCCGAGCCCATAAACCGCGAGTTCAACCGTGAGCTCGGTAAGGCCTTTGGGAAGGCAACGGGAAAGGATACTGCCAAGAACCCCGACGTGGTTTTCATCGTCGAGCCTTATTCCGGCAGAATAGAACTTCAGATAAACCCAATTTACGTCTACGGCCGCTACAGAAAGCTCGTGCGGGGCATTCCCCAGACGCCCCTTCCGGACTTTGACGAGAGCGTGGCCTCGATCATCTGCAGGGCATTCTCCAGTGCGAGCGGCGGGAAGTGCGTCTTCAAGGGGGCAGGAAGGGAGGACGTTGACGTCCGTATGCTCGGAAACGGCAGGCCCTTTATCGTCGAGATAAAGCTGCCGAAAAAACGGAAGCTCGACCTCGATGCAGTAAAGGGGGAGATAAACGCAAGCGGAAAGGTCGAGGTTCTTAATCTGCGCTTCGTTTCACCTAAAGAGGCCGAAGAGGTCCTCACACGGAATCACCGCAAGGAATACCTTGCGCTGGTTCTGGTCGAGGAGGGGGTAACCCCTGAGGAGGCCGAGGAAGCTGCCAGAAAGCTTAGGGGGCTTGAGATTCGTCAGAGAACCCCCTGGCGCGTGAGAAAGGCGAGAGCCGATAAAGTTCGCGTCCGGAGGGTTCACGAGGCGGAAGCGAGATGGCTCGACGGGAAGCACTTCGAGCTCCGTCTCGTCACCGACGGAGGCCTGTACATTAAGGAGCTCATATCCGGCGATAAGGGGCGCACGAAGCCCTCGGTGAGCGACCTGCTCGGAAAACCTGCCTGGTGCGAGAGGCTTGACGTGCTGAACATTCTCGACCACTGAAAACTTTATAAACGGTTCCCGCCGATTGGATAGCGGAGCCATAACAGGCTTAGTCTATACGCCGAAGAGGCGTGAAACTCTGAAAAATGTCTTTGCGTCTGTTGCGCGATGAGTAAAAACCCTGCGAGGTGATTGGAATGGTTAAGAAAGCACACAGCTTCAGAAGGAAGACCCGCGGCAAGCTCAGCAAGAAGCCGAGGAGGAGAGGTCTCCCGCCCCTCACCAGGTTCCTCCAGGAGTTCGAGGCTGGACAGAGGGTTCACATCGTCATAGAGCCGAGCTACCACAGGGGAATGCCCGACCCGAGGTTCCACGGAAGAACCGGAACCGTCGTCGGTAAGCGCGGCGATGCCTACGTCGTCCAGGTTAAGGACGGTGGCAAGGTCAAGACCTTCTTCATCCACCCGGTTCACCTCAGGGCTCAGAAGGGATGAGCATGATAGGGAGGAAGAAGCTCGAGGAGCGCTACCTCACGATATCCGAGACAAAGGAGCTCCTCGAGAGGCGCAAGGCTGAGGGCATGGTGGAGAACCCGGAGGAGCCCATGTTTTACGAGGCCAGGGTTAGCCTCGAGCACGCCGAGCGCTTCGCCAGGCTCAAGCCCGAACAGGTCGCCGAGCTGAAGGAGAAGCTCCTCGGCCTCTTTGAGTGGATAGATGAGAGGATAGCCGTGAAGCTCGTCGACTTTATGCCCGAGGACTACTTCGACATCCGCGTCCTCTTCGCCAAGGAGGACTACATGCCCACCAGGGAAGAGGCCGAGGAAATAATAAGACTCCTCGACGACTACCGTCCCGAGGAGTGACCCTCCTTTCCTTTTCTCTTAGACAAAGTATAAAAACTCCGGACGGGTATAATTTCTGGGGGAGAGACAATGGACAGGTACCGGAGACATTCTTACAGGGAAAGCCTCGACAAAAAGAGGCGGAATGTTGAGTATGAGGAGTACGCCTACGTGCTGGACTATCTACCCGAGGGCTACACAGATTTAAAGACCGGAAGAAGAACCGGCAAGCCTGTTGCCCAGGTTATAGGTGAAAAGGCTTTCACGCTGCTCGAGGTTGCCCCGAAGGAGGACCTCATGCTCTACGAGAGGGTCTTCATAGGCAAGGGACAGAGGGACAAGATACTCATGATCAACAAGAAGATTCACTTTGATGACCTCACCGCCACTGCCAAGGCCGAGCTCCCGTACGTGGTTGAGGAGATAATCAAAAACAACGAGGAGCACTTCGTGAAGTTCTTTAACATGGCCCCCCCAATAACCAACAGGCTCCACAGCCTCGAACTCCTGCCCGGCATCGGCAAGAAGCACATGTGGGAGATACTCGAAGAGCGCAAGAAGGAACCGTTCAAGGACTTTGAGGATCTGCGCCACCGTGTCAAGGGGCTTCCAGAGCCGGCAAAGATGATAGCCAGGAGAGTTGTCGATGAGATAGAGGGCAAGGACCGCTACCGCCTTTTCGTTGGCTCAAGGAGGATATTCAGGGTATGAGGGAGCGCCTCTTTTCTCTAATTTCAAAATACAACCTTAAGGCAAATTCTGACCTGGGACAGAACTTTCTGATAGTGCCGGATATAATCGAGCGCAACGTTGAACGGGCGGAACTGAGCGGGCGGGACACGGTCCTCGAGGTCGGCCCGGGTCTTGGGGTCCTCACAGACGCCCTGAGCCGGCACGCTGGTAAGGTGTACGCCATTGAAAAGGATCCCCGCCTCGTGGGGATTTTAAGGGTCGAATACGACTGGCCCAACGTTGAAATAATCGAGGGTGATGCCCTGAAGGTTGAGTTCCCTGCGTTCAACAAAATAGTCTCCAACCTGCCCTACCAGATTTCGTCCCCCATAACCTTCCGCTTTCTGAGGTATGATTTCGAGAGAGCCGTTCTTATCTACCAGCTGGAATTTGCCCGGAGGATGGTGGCGGAGCCGGGGGATAAAAACTACTCCCGTCTCTCGTTGATGGTTCGGGCGAAGGCTTACGCCGAGCTTGTGGAGCGCATCGGCAGGGGGGCCTTCTGGCCAAGGCCCAGGGTTGACTCCGCGGTCATCGTTCTTGAGCCAAAGCCAAGGGACGAGCGCATTGAACTTAACGAGGATCTGGTTAGGGCCCTCTTCCAGCACAGGAGAAGCACGGTTCTTTCCTCCTTGAAAAAGTCGCACCACATGCTGGGATTGAGTAAGGAGGATTTCAAACGGGTTCGCGGCATTCTTGCGGAGGTCCCCCACGCCGAAAAGAGGGTTTTTCAGTTGGCTCCCTCGGAAGTTAGGGACATCGAGGAATTTCTCTCTGCTGAGGGCGTCATGTGCTGATCACTCCCCAGGGCCGGCTCCGAACAGTGCTGTGTATAGGTCTCTAAGTTTCTGGTAATGGCCGTTCTCTATGTTTGAGAGCCATAGAAGGGTTGCTTTGGAGTTTTCATCCTCCGTTTTCTCAGCCAGGTACCGGTAAACGTCGTGGGCCAGTTTCTCTGTCCCCATCAGGTATTCAAGGATCTCCCGGAGGTTCCCATGATACACCAGGTCCCTCAGGCGCTCCTCGGACAGCTCCACCTCGAGGGGAGCAACGTTGACCTTTGGAGGCTCCTCGTCGGGAAACATCTCGTGGAACATCCTGAGAAGTGCTTCCGCATGCCCGAGACTCTCCTTGTAAAGCTGGAAGAACAGCTTGGAAACCCGCTCATCCCAGTTAACGTCGCGGCTGAGCTGATACAGCTTGTGGTACATCTCCGCCTCCATTACCTCCTGATCCATCCAGTACGCCATTAACGCCATGTAGTCCAGCTTTGAGATTTCTTCTAGTATTCTTTTGAACCTCTCCTTTTCAGCAGTTCGATAGTTGGGTTTTTCCATGCCCTTCCCCCATGTAACTGTTATTGCAGTAGGGCCGTTTATACTTTTTTGTCCATCGATTGATTTTTAAGCTGGGCCCGAGACTCCCAACCATGATAGTTGCCATCATCGACGGGTACACCGACGAGCCCGCGGGCCTGGGGGTACCGCCTTATATGGGAATCTACCCCCGCTACGCCTACGGCGCGATAAAGAAGGCCAGGAAAGATGCCCGCATCTTTTACCTGACGATAGACGACCTGAGGGCCACCTTCGAGGGCGAGAGGGGCGTGGCAACGAGGAACAAGACCCCCAACTTCTCCAAAACGCGCGAAATACTTGAGAAGGCCAGCCTCATCGTTTACATCGGCGGCCTTCACACGCCTGGTAAGTACCTATCCGCCGTTCCGTCCCAGGTCGAAGAGGTCGCGAGGTTTCTCAGGCCTTTTAGGGGGATCAAGGTTCTCGGCGGCCCGGCGTTCATGGGCTCCGCCCACGCCGGCGGGACGAGGATAACCTCCCGCGAGCTCCTCCTTGCCCAGTCGGTTTTTGATCACGTCGTTTACGGGGATTTAGAGGCGTTCCTATTCGACTACCTGAGGAACCCTAAAGACGCCGGCCCCATGAGGTTCAGGGATTATAGTGAATTACGCGATTATGCAATTATTGGGGCCGAGGTCGTGAAGCAGTTTCCCGATTTCCCGGACTTCGTGATAGCTGAGATAGAAACCCAGCGTGGCTGCCCCAAGGCGGTGGGCATAGGTGGCTGCTCCTTCTGCACCGAGCCTGTGCGCTACAGAAATGTTGAGAACAGGCCTATTGAGGACGTCGTTGCGGAGGTCGAGGCCCTTTACACCCTTGGGGTGAGGCACTTCCGGGTCGGCAGGCAGAGCTGCATATTCTCGTACATGGCCAGACCCAACGGAAGAGTTCCGGTACCTAATCCTGAGGCTCTGGAGAAGCTTTTCCGGGGTATTCGCTCCGTCGCGCCCGAGATTAAGACCCTCCACGTGGACAACGCAAACCCCGCAGTCATAGCCAACTACCCCGAGGAGAGCGTTAGGATAGCCAAGACGCTCATAAAGTACGGGACGCCGGGCAACGTCGTCGCCTTTGGCCTTGAGAGTGCCGACCCGAAGGTGGCAAAGCTCAACAACCTAAACGCCACCGCCGAGGAGACCTACGAGGCGGTGAGGATACTCAACGAAGTGGGAGCAAAGCGAGGCCCCAACGGAATGCCCTGGCTCCTGCCGGGGATAAACATAATCTTCGGCCTTCCAGGTGAGACGAAGAAGAGTTATCAGCTGACCTTCCAGTTCCTCAAGAAACTCCTCGACGACGGTCTGATGGTGAGGAGGATAAACATTCGCCAGGTCGTCGTCTTCCCCGGCACTCCACTCTGGCACATGAGGAACAGAGTCAAGACCGAAAAGCACGGGAAGCTCATTCAGCACTACCGGTACAAAATAAGGCACGAGATTGATTTGCCGATGCTCAAGCGCGTCGTTCCAGTCGGGACGGTTCTCAGAGAAGTTCGCTCGGAGGTATTTGAGAACGGTCTGACCTACGGCAGGCAAATTGGGAGCTATCCCCTCATCGTCGGCATTCCAAAGGAAGTTCCCCTCAACAGGTTCTACGACGTCCTCATCGTGGATCACGGGTTCAGGAGCATAACCGGGATTCCGATTCCGATAGATATCAACCGCGAAAGTCCCAAGGTTCTTCAGTACCTCCCCGGAATCGGCAAGAAGACCGCGGTGAAAATACTTTCAAAGAGGCCGTTCAAGAACAAGGACGAGTTTTTTAGCGTGGTTGGGGAGGATAAAAGGGAAATGCTCGAGGGAATTATCCGCCTGTGATGTTGATGGTCCTTGTCTCGTTCCCTTCCGGCCACTTGAAGCTTATTATGTTCTCTATGAGCACTACCTCCGCCCTGAGGGTCTCGTCGGTGGTTCCTTCGATGACGAGAACCCCCCTGCGGGGGGTGAATATTCTGTTCTCCTTCGCTCCCTCCGCGGGCCCGATGAGCAGCACCGCCAGGTGCCCCTCGTTTCCAATCTTGCCCCTGCCGAGGTCTACCTTGGTCCAGAAGTTCAGATATGTTTTTCTGTACCCCAGCTGGGTCTGGTTGAAGGCGTACTGCTTGGCCGTGACGTTGTCGTAGCCCATGTTGATGCCCTTCACGTAGTAGTTGGCCGCGAAGATGCTCGCCACGACTCCGGATATCTCCGAAACCGCGAGCGTCCTGTACCGGCAGTCCCCCACGTAGAGCTGTGGGTTGTCCTTGCAGTTGATGACCGATGGATCACCCATGACGATGGTGAACTGCTTGTAAACGCTCCTCAGGGTCAGGTTGAGATCAACCCCTGGGCTGCCGGTGATGTAGCTGTCCACGGTGATGTTGAAGAGTTTAGATCCCGCTGGGGGAGAGTTACCATCCTCTATGAGTTTCTGATATTCCTCCGCAGTCAGGGTATAGAACTGAGCTGATGGGGTGTAGATTATGATGTATCTGTCGGACGCTTTGGGGGTTCCTGGGTTCACCAGGCTGCCGAAGTTGTGGTATGAATACACCAGGTAGCTGATTGGAGCAACCACCAGAATGAGGGCAATGAGAATGACTGCGAGTTTCTTTTGATTCAACTTTAAAACCCCCAGAAGAGAGAATTAAAAGGGAAGGAAAGGCCTTCAGAGGCCAGCGAGGTACTCCATAAGGGCCTCGGCGGCCATCCTGGTCTCGTTCCTGGTGGCACCGGCGACGATGACGACGTCGTAGCCGCCAAGGGCGCCCTCGATGTACTCGATGTCGCCTGGGCTGTTCACCCAGTCGACCGTGCTGATGTTGTTCTCGACGAGGTACTTGGTGAGGCTGTTGGCAACCGGACCACCAACGAGGATGAGGTTGGCTCCCGGGTCCTCCATGCTGACCTCGTAGTCCATGACGGTTATCGGCGCGCTGACCGGCTTGAGGGTGATCTGGTCAGCGGTGGCGTGGATCTCACTGACGACGTAGTCGGTGTCGAGGACATCGTCGCCGACCTTGAGCTCCTTCTCGACGACCTTGCCCTCCTTCTCCTTGAGCCAGATGTGGGCATAGGCGACGACGAAGTCCTTGTCCTCCTTCTTACCGTCGCCGTTGATGTCGTAGTCGACCTTCTTCTCGTTGAGGGTCTTGAGCTGGAAGTGGTACCAGAGGTCGTAGGCACCGAAGATGTCGACCGGGTTGCCCTCGAGCTTGTCGAGGTTGGTGAGGGTGACGTTCTTGATGTAGTCGCCGTCGGTGGCGATGGTCATCTTCCACTTCTTGCCATCGTAGGTGATGGTGTCGCCGCTCTTGTAGTCCTTGACGTCGACCTGGGCGTCGATGCTGGCTATGAGGTGGCCGTCGATACCGACGAAGGTGTCCTTGAGGGTGAGTATAACGGCACCGTCGTTGAAGACGTCGACCGGGGTGTCCTTCTCGAGGATAACCTGGTTGCTCTCCTTGCCGGTGACGGCGTTCTTAACGACCGCAAGGGCCCTCTGGTCAATGATGCTTATGTCGAGGACGGTGACGACCCAGTCGGTACCCTCGATGGCCTGCGG belongs to Thermococcus camini and includes:
- a CDS encoding S-layer protein, producing MKVKKIAALAVGAAMVGATMGFASAQPTVPNIPKDFFVNADGTPAVKIVVGSTAAAMDVASAADIAVALGSLLYTKEQVDVQGDYVKIKAEYPPETVDSWTIYAYNASTIRNQTAWATKYTELPGDYWYNGAGGYNVAYSDWMGNFQVTTTIKDKDKIGDEQLVDWHVTLKNVQLKSKDPSNWDKSRPPKDADLVVTPGNVTVFVDYVLYNYTVTKEEKVRDAYPEWGVPAVYENKTSWYIGDAAEGTGGTVYKEGVKAGQTFTVFGETYYVLDVGNGTFTAGLDKPTEWYQVGEPQAIEGTDWVVTVLDISIIDQRALAVVKNAVTGKESNQVILEKDTPVDVFNDGAVILTLKDTFVGIDGHLIASIDAQVDVKDYKSGDTITYDGKKWKMTIATDGDYIKNVTLTNLDKLEGNPVDIFGAYDLWYHFQLKTLNEKKVDYDINGDGKKEDKDFVVAYAHIWLKEKEGKVVEKELKVGDDVLDTDYVVSEIHATADQITLKPVSAPITVMDYEVSMEDPGANLILVGGPVANSLTKYLVENNISTVDWVNSPGDIEYIEGALGGYDVVIVAGATRNETRMAAEALMEYLAGL